A single Notoacmeibacter ruber DNA region contains:
- a CDS encoding tripartite tricarboxylate transporter TctB family protein — MRLRQAKADLWIGCGLLVLCGFAGWRTTFIKPGFNPGVTGPDFLPWLVIGLIGLLSFALIVRALRAGGDATDETVMPGKRTLLAMGAFALLMVGYAAAFMPIGYLPSTLATFVIGLLLLGERNWLLVVLFPVGMTFAIYYSFTKLLSVWLP; from the coding sequence ATGAGACTAAGGCAGGCAAAAGCAGATCTCTGGATCGGCTGCGGACTTCTTGTCCTGTGCGGCTTCGCCGGCTGGCGCACAACCTTCATCAAACCGGGTTTCAACCCCGGCGTGACCGGACCGGATTTTCTGCCATGGCTGGTCATCGGACTGATTGGCTTGCTGTCGTTCGCGCTTATTGTGCGGGCACTTCGGGCAGGAGGCGACGCGACGGACGAGACGGTCATGCCCGGCAAGCGAACGTTGCTGGCCATGGGCGCATTTGCGCTGCTGATGGTGGGTTACGCGGCGGCCTTCATGCCGATCGGCTACTTGCCTTCCACATTGGCGACGTTCGTTATCGGCCTTCTTCTGCTCGGTGAGCGCAACTGGCTTCTCGTGGTGCTGTTTCCCGTCGGTATGACCTTCGCCATCTATTACAGCTTTACAAAACTGCTCTCCGTCTGGCTGCCCTAA
- a CDS encoding tripartite tricarboxylate transporter substrate binding protein, protein MLKSIFIGAAVASAAATGALAADFPQRPVQVVVPYSAGGSTDLSMRVVADTFERLFDGQMVVRNQPGGGGAIGSAAAVNARPDGYTLGAGAQGPLVIKPLIGGTNYQLDDVEFIGLYARSLQVMVACADAPFSDYDAFVEYAKDKAPQVGNSGAGGANQISAEAFADAAGISIESVPFNGSSEARTACIGGHIDAMVASPAEALAASEAGQMTPLFVMEDERMDLFPDTPTAVEKGVDFTWSSWKGVIGPKGMDEETLAWLREAVEKVANDEEFRKTLTDMGEFVVYEDSEAFEARARKDMETSKKVLEKLDMLGMNN, encoded by the coding sequence ATGCTGAAATCAATCTTTATCGGAGCCGCTGTCGCAAGCGCAGCCGCTACAGGGGCACTCGCCGCGGACTTCCCGCAGCGTCCCGTCCAGGTTGTCGTCCCCTATTCCGCGGGCGGATCGACCGACCTTTCCATGCGCGTCGTGGCTGACACATTCGAACGTCTGTTCGATGGCCAGATGGTCGTGCGCAACCAGCCGGGCGGCGGTGGCGCCATTGGATCGGCTGCCGCGGTGAACGCCCGTCCGGATGGCTACACGCTCGGCGCCGGCGCGCAGGGTCCGCTGGTCATCAAGCCGCTGATCGGCGGCACGAACTACCAACTGGACGATGTCGAATTCATCGGCCTCTACGCTCGCTCGCTTCAGGTCATGGTTGCCTGTGCCGACGCTCCTTTCTCCGACTATGATGCCTTTGTCGAATACGCCAAGGACAAGGCGCCGCAGGTCGGCAATTCGGGCGCTGGCGGCGCCAACCAGATTTCGGCAGAGGCCTTTGCCGATGCTGCCGGCATTTCCATTGAATCCGTACCGTTCAACGGTTCGTCCGAAGCCCGTACGGCCTGTATTGGCGGCCATATCGACGCGATGGTCGCGTCCCCGGCCGAAGCGCTTGCCGCTTCAGAAGCCGGCCAGATGACGCCGCTTTTCGTCATGGAAGACGAGCGTATGGACCTCTTCCCCGACACGCCGACGGCGGTCGAAAAGGGCGTCGATTTCACCTGGTCGTCCTGGAAGGGCGTCATCGGACCGAAGGGCATGGACGAGGAGACCCTCGCCTGGCTGCGTGAGGCGGTCGAAAAGGTCGCCAATGACGAAGAGTTCCGCAAGACGCTGACCGATATGGGCGAGTTCGTCGTCTACGAGGACAGCGAAGCTTTCGAAGCGCGCGCCAGAAAGGACATGGAAACGTCCAAGAAGGTGCTCGAGAAGCTCGACATGCTCGGCATGAACAACTGA
- a CDS encoding tripartite tricarboxylate transporter permease: MDSIAFLTPLFEPRILMTIAAGTFGGLIIGALPGLTATMGVALLIPLTFGMAPIMGLNMLIGIYIGGIYGGCVASILLRTPGTPASAATVLDGYPMAQRGEAGRALGMATIASTVGGLIAAVVLATLAPELAGIALEFGASEYFALALFGLTIIASLSGDLLKGAISGLLGILISTVGADPISGVMRYTFGVQGFASGFAFTPALIGLFALSEVFTQMERIAAKEEPIKIVSGRWPSRTEMKESRGALIRGSIIGTLIGIVPGTGSGTASWISYNECRRASKTPEKFGTGYAPGIAATESANNAVCAAALIPLLALGIPGDVVTAVLMGGLLIQGLAPGPMLFQTNPDVVVGIFGGTFIATIFMFIFGMALIPVFSRILMIPRRLLAMSIVIFCFIGSFAINLNPVDLYTMVGFGVLGWGMQKFGFSQAALCIALILGPLLESNLRRGLLQTHDDVVAFISTPITLLFLGLTVLSACWPMIANALAKRRAARTQLHQEAQ, translated from the coding sequence ATGGATTCCATCGCCTTCCTCACACCGCTCTTCGAGCCGCGAATCCTGATGACGATCGCCGCAGGTACGTTCGGCGGCCTCATCATCGGCGCGCTGCCTGGCCTGACCGCCACAATGGGCGTGGCGCTCCTCATTCCGCTGACCTTCGGCATGGCGCCCATTATGGGGCTGAACATGCTGATCGGCATTTATATCGGCGGCATTTACGGCGGCTGCGTCGCCTCCATTCTGTTGCGGACGCCGGGTACGCCGGCATCGGCCGCAACGGTGCTCGACGGCTATCCCATGGCGCAGAGGGGCGAGGCCGGCCGGGCGCTCGGCATGGCGACAATCGCTTCCACGGTGGGCGGCCTGATTGCCGCCGTCGTGCTGGCAACGCTGGCGCCGGAACTTGCCGGTATCGCGCTGGAATTCGGCGCGTCGGAATATTTCGCGCTGGCGCTTTTCGGTCTGACGATCATCGCTTCGCTATCGGGCGACCTTTTGAAAGGCGCTATCTCTGGCCTTCTCGGCATCCTGATCTCCACCGTTGGCGCCGATCCGATCTCCGGCGTCATGCGCTACACATTCGGCGTTCAGGGCTTCGCATCCGGCTTCGCATTCACGCCGGCCCTGATCGGACTTTTCGCCCTGTCCGAAGTCTTCACCCAGATGGAGCGCATCGCCGCCAAGGAAGAGCCCATCAAGATCGTCTCCGGTCGCTGGCCGAGCCGGACCGAGATGAAGGAAAGCCGGGGCGCGCTGATACGCGGCTCGATCATCGGCACCCTGATCGGCATCGTACCGGGAACCGGTTCGGGCACGGCCTCATGGATTTCCTACAATGAATGCCGCCGGGCTTCGAAAACACCGGAGAAATTCGGCACCGGCTACGCACCCGGCATCGCGGCGACCGAATCCGCCAACAATGCGGTCTGCGCCGCCGCGCTGATCCCGCTTCTCGCGCTCGGTATTCCGGGCGACGTGGTGACGGCCGTCCTGATGGGCGGTCTCCTGATCCAGGGGTTGGCGCCGGGGCCGATGCTGTTCCAGACCAATCCCGACGTGGTGGTCGGCATTTTCGGCGGCACATTCATCGCCACGATCTTCATGTTCATCTTCGGCATGGCACTGATACCGGTGTTCAGCCGCATTCTGATGATCCCGCGGCGGCTCCTCGCCATGTCCATCGTCATCTTCTGTTTCATCGGCTCGTTCGCCATCAACCTGAACCCGGTGGATCTCTACACTATGGTCGGTTTTGGCGTGCTGGGCTGGGGCATGCAGAAATTCGGCTTCAGCCAGGCGGCCCTCTGTATCGCGCTGATCCTTGGTCCGCTTCTGGAATCCAATTTGCGCCGCGGCCTCCTCCAGACCCATGACGATGTCGTCGCTTTCATCTCGACCCCAATCACCCTGCTTTTCCTCGGCCTGACCGTCCTGTCGGCGTGCTGGCCCATGATCGCGAACGCGCTCGCAAAAAGGCGCGCCGCGCGAACACAACTGCACCAGGAGGCTCAATGA
- a CDS encoding dihydrodipicolinate synthase family protein yields the protein MSSQKEAFVALVTCFNDDETINYEATRNQVRRQVAAGNNIMCAGTNGDFSALTFDEKVKLTGEVVDEVAGKTKVIVNAGMPATFETVLLAKEFDRIGVDGIAVITPFFIACTQDALVRHFSTVADAVETPVYLYDIPARTQNHIEPETARTLAKHGNIAGIKDSGGAQDTLEAYMAIGREEDGFDVYSGPDHLVHWAFQNGARGAISGLGNVMPEVLAQIVNCFNAGDEAGAAKAQETYGSFRTDLYKLGYPPALVKRALWVMDHSVGASRQPALLPDPEQDKQIETILKKYELI from the coding sequence ATGAGCTCGCAAAAAGAAGCGTTCGTCGCGCTGGTTACCTGTTTCAACGACGATGAAACCATCAACTACGAAGCCACTCGCAACCAGGTGCGCCGTCAGGTCGCGGCCGGCAACAACATCATGTGCGCCGGCACAAACGGTGACTTCTCCGCGCTGACTTTCGACGAGAAGGTCAAACTGACCGGCGAAGTGGTCGATGAGGTCGCCGGCAAAACGAAAGTCATTGTCAATGCCGGCATGCCGGCCACCTTCGAAACAGTTCTTCTGGCCAAGGAATTCGACCGCATCGGTGTCGACGGCATCGCCGTCATCACGCCCTTCTTCATCGCCTGCACGCAGGATGCGCTCGTGCGGCATTTCTCGACCGTTGCCGACGCCGTCGAAACACCCGTCTATCTCTACGATATTCCCGCTCGGACCCAGAACCATATCGAGCCGGAAACCGCCCGTACCCTTGCAAAACACGGCAATATCGCTGGCATCAAGGACTCCGGCGGCGCGCAGGACACGCTTGAGGCCTACATGGCGATTGGCCGTGAAGAGGACGGTTTCGACGTCTATTCCGGCCCCGACCACTTGGTGCACTGGGCCTTCCAGAACGGCGCAAGGGGTGCGATCTCGGGTCTCGGCAATGTCATGCCCGAGGTATTGGCGCAGATCGTCAACTGCTTCAACGCGGGCGACGAAGCCGGCGCGGCGAAGGCGCAAGAGACCTATGGCAGCTTCCGCACAGATCTTTACAAACTCGGTTATCCGCCGGCTCTGGTAAAGCGCGCCCTCTGGGTCATGGATCATTCTGTCGGCGCCTCACGGCAACCGGCGCTACTGCCGGACCCGGAGCAGGACAAGCAGATCGAGACAATCCTGAAGAAATACGAGCTGATCTGA
- a CDS encoding phosphoglycerate dehydrogenase, which translates to MAVVITTSPGFGKHGRVPDLIADRGWEFIRCTDTTKADGGVSAEIARADALVVGLVPVTAETLAAGENLKLVVKHGVGVDNIDIAACTAAGVPVCNTPAANADAVAELAVGLMFSMARFVPQGHISVTSGGWNRQIGTQLGGKTLGIVGLGNIGKRLAKLALGLGMKVVATDKFPDQAFAEEHGISFLALEELLAASDYVSLHVFGGADNASLIDEKTLSLMKPDARLINLARGDVVDLNAVAKALENDRLGGVAIDAYRSEPPDISHPVFRHPRAIFTPHSGADTREALENVGLMVIESLDAVFAGNTPPYCINAKELGLR; encoded by the coding sequence ATGGCCGTCGTCATCACCACGTCCCCCGGCTTCGGCAAGCATGGCCGGGTCCCGGATCTCATCGCCGATCGCGGATGGGAATTCATCCGCTGCACGGACACGACGAAAGCCGATGGCGGCGTGTCGGCCGAGATTGCCCGCGCCGATGCGCTGGTTGTCGGTCTCGTTCCGGTGACCGCGGAGACGCTGGCAGCAGGCGAAAACCTCAAGCTCGTCGTCAAGCATGGCGTCGGCGTCGACAATATCGACATTGCGGCCTGCACCGCTGCCGGAGTGCCGGTCTGCAACACGCCCGCAGCCAATGCGGATGCCGTCGCCGAACTGGCCGTCGGCCTGATGTTCTCGATGGCCCGCTTCGTACCGCAAGGCCATATTTCCGTGACATCAGGTGGCTGGAACCGGCAGATCGGTACGCAGCTGGGCGGCAAAACACTCGGCATTGTCGGGCTCGGCAATATCGGAAAGCGCCTGGCGAAGCTGGCGCTTGGCCTCGGCATGAAAGTCGTCGCCACCGACAAATTTCCGGATCAAGCCTTTGCCGAGGAGCACGGAATTTCATTTCTTGCACTCGAAGAGCTGCTGGCCGCCTCCGATTATGTTTCGCTGCATGTTTTCGGCGGAGCCGACAATGCGTCCCTGATCGACGAGAAAACGCTTTCGCTGATGAAGCCCGACGCCAGGCTCATCAATCTGGCGCGCGGCGATGTGGTCGATCTCAACGCGGTAGCCAAAGCGTTGGAAAACGACCGCCTCGGCGGCGTCGCTATCGATGCCTACCGCTCCGAGCCACCAGACATCTCCCATCCGGTCTTTCGGCATCCGCGTGCGATCTTCACGCCGCATTCGGGGGCCGATACGCGAGAGGCGCTCGAGAATGTCGGCTTGATGGTCATTGAAAGTCTCGACGCGGTCTTCGCCGGCAATACGCCTCCCTATTGCATCAATGCCAAGGAACTCGGCCTGCGCTGA
- the pdxA gene encoding 4-hydroxythreonine-4-phosphate dehydrogenase PdxA, protein MSEKPIVITMGDPSGVGAEVTVKAMAELEPQARARYAVIGDHDTLERAVRACDLDLSLRPQGEGEDAAALQVINVPVEGLPGRFGVLSEACGEASFRYIKKAVDLTQSGAASCIVTAPINKAALNAAGHHYDGHTGMLAHLTGCKTSWMLLASPTLNVLHVSTHVSLTEAIARATPERIYETIRTGHDHLRRMGLEKPRIAVAGLNPHCGEGGLFGTEDEDRIAPGVAAAQKEGIDVQGPISADTVYHRANTGAFDLVIAQYHDQGHIPIKLIAFDTAVNVSLGLPIDRCSVDHGTAFDIAGTGKANHINMLAALDYAGQLDVAKRQPR, encoded by the coding sequence ATGTCCGAAAAACCGATTGTCATCACCATGGGTGATCCGTCCGGCGTAGGCGCCGAAGTGACGGTCAAGGCCATGGCCGAGCTGGAGCCGCAAGCGCGTGCCCGCTATGCGGTGATCGGCGACCACGACACGCTCGAACGCGCCGTCCGCGCCTGCGATCTCGACCTCTCGCTCCGACCACAGGGCGAAGGCGAAGACGCAGCCGCTCTTCAGGTCATCAACGTACCGGTCGAGGGCCTGCCCGGCCGTTTCGGCGTCCTTTCGGAGGCCTGCGGCGAAGCCTCCTTTCGCTACATCAAGAAGGCGGTCGACCTGACGCAATCAGGAGCAGCCTCCTGTATCGTCACCGCGCCGATCAACAAGGCGGCCCTCAATGCGGCAGGCCATCATTACGATGGCCACACCGGCATGCTCGCCCATCTGACGGGATGCAAGACCTCCTGGATGCTGCTGGCGTCGCCAACGCTGAACGTGCTGCACGTCTCGACACACGTGTCGCTGACCGAGGCAATCGCGAGGGCGACACCCGAACGTATCTACGAGACCATCCGTACCGGTCACGATCATCTGCGTCGCATGGGGCTGGAAAAACCGCGCATCGCAGTCGCCGGCCTCAATCCCCATTGTGGGGAAGGCGGCCTCTTCGGCACCGAGGATGAAGACCGAATCGCACCCGGCGTGGCCGCGGCGCAGAAGGAAGGGATCGACGTCCAGGGACCCATCTCCGCCGATACGGTCTATCACCGCGCCAATACCGGCGCGTTCGATCTGGTGATCGCGCAATATCACGATCAGGGACATATCCCGATCAAGCTCATAGCCTTCGACACGGCCGTGAATGTCTCGCTTGGGCTGCCGATCGACCGTTGCTCCGTCGACCACGGAACTGCATTCGATATCGCCGGCACCGGCAAGGCGAACCACATCAACATGCTCGCCGCGCTCGACTATGCCGGGCAGCTCGACGTGGCGAAGCGGCAGCCGCGCTAA
- a CDS encoding glutaminase — MTSIPAILDEIRQKMACAEDRGKAASYIPELASADLQKFAISVCLPNGEQWSTGDSRTPFSIQSVSKVFTLAIALGRYGESLWRRVGREPTTKAFNSSQELEVRKGIPANPFVNAGAIVTTDMVLKGASPAEALGGILQFLRVAASEEDIHINRDIAASEKMTGHKNWALAHLLSAYGNLDHSCELTLGTYFHQCAIEMSCEELARSGRFLAGFGKKDDLVRQSSVKRINALMLTCGHYNGSGEFAYRVGIPAKSGVGGAILAIVPGKASIAVWSPGLDEYGNSLLGTAALEELSNRMEWSVFS; from the coding sequence ATGACTTCAATCCCGGCTATTCTCGATGAAATCCGCCAGAAGATGGCGTGTGCCGAAGATCGCGGGAAAGCTGCCAGCTACATTCCGGAACTGGCATCCGCCGATCTGCAGAAATTTGCGATTTCCGTTTGTCTGCCCAATGGCGAGCAATGGAGCACCGGCGATTCACGGACGCCGTTTTCGATCCAGAGCGTCTCCAAGGTCTTTACGCTTGCCATTGCTCTTGGCCGTTATGGAGAGTCTCTCTGGCGCAGAGTCGGACGTGAGCCGACAACCAAGGCCTTCAATTCCAGCCAGGAGCTGGAGGTACGCAAGGGGATACCCGCCAATCCGTTCGTCAATGCCGGCGCCATCGTGACCACCGATATGGTGCTGAAGGGCGCATCGCCGGCCGAGGCGCTGGGCGGCATTCTCCAGTTTCTGCGCGTCGCCGCATCCGAAGAGGATATCCATATCAACCGGGATATCGCGGCATCGGAGAAAATGACCGGCCACAAGAACTGGGCGCTGGCCCATCTACTCAGCGCCTATGGCAATCTGGACCATTCCTGCGAGCTGACGCTCGGCACCTATTTCCACCAATGCGCCATCGAGATGAGCTGCGAGGAACTGGCCCGCTCGGGCCGGTTCCTCGCCGGTTTCGGCAAGAAGGATGATCTGGTCCGACAATCGAGCGTCAAGCGCATCAATGCGCTGATGCTGACCTGCGGGCATTATAATGGCTCCGGGGAATTTGCCTACCGGGTCGGTATTCCTGCCAAGAGCGGGGTGGGTGGCGCCATACTGGCGATCGTGCCCGGCAAGGCATCCATAGCGGTCTGGTCGCCCGGGCTCGACGAATACGGTAATTCGCTGCTCGGCACGGCTGCACTGGAGGAGCTCTCCAACCGGATGGAATGGTCGGTCTTCAGCTAG
- a CDS encoding LysR family transcriptional regulator — MDWENIRFFMAFVETGSTASAARELGVERTTVTRRMQALENDTGLDLFDRCGGRLALTAAGHNFADATRPMVEAAREAARCAAGMRPGMRGRLKISAPPALAKARLIDPLLSLGRRYPELELQITGEIGFASLQRGEADIAVRLSRPQKGDLAISKVGSIAFRLYGHRYYAEQTSEEDYRYIGQGDVPDAMPQQVALNRIADGRFSCYADDLDLQLAAVLARGGIAALPDFLAANRDELMVVGSGEPLITRDIWSVTHNAQRHQERIRRTIEVIRSALR, encoded by the coding sequence ATGGATTGGGAAAATATCCGCTTCTTTATGGCGTTCGTGGAGACGGGTAGTACCGCATCTGCCGCGCGGGAGTTGGGCGTCGAACGGACGACTGTCACGAGGCGCATGCAGGCGCTCGAAAACGATACCGGGCTCGATCTGTTCGACCGATGCGGAGGGCGGTTGGCCCTGACCGCGGCGGGACACAATTTCGCCGATGCAACCCGGCCGATGGTGGAAGCCGCCCGCGAGGCGGCCAGATGCGCGGCGGGAATGCGCCCTGGTATGCGGGGCCGCCTCAAGATCTCGGCCCCACCGGCTCTTGCCAAAGCCCGATTGATCGATCCCCTCCTGTCGCTCGGGCGCAGATATCCAGAGTTGGAGCTTCAGATCACCGGCGAGATCGGGTTCGCTTCTTTGCAGCGTGGCGAAGCCGATATTGCGGTTCGCCTTTCCCGGCCACAGAAGGGCGATCTAGCTATTTCCAAGGTCGGCTCTATTGCGTTTCGTCTTTACGGACACCGGTATTATGCCGAGCAGACCTCCGAAGAGGACTACCGGTATATCGGCCAGGGCGATGTTCCCGACGCCATGCCCCAACAGGTCGCGCTCAACCGGATCGCTGACGGAAGGTTTTCCTGCTATGCAGATGATCTCGACCTGCAACTGGCCGCGGTTCTGGCTAGAGGCGGCATCGCCGCGCTTCCCGATTTTCTGGCGGCGAATCGGGACGAACTGATGGTTGTGGGATCGGGCGAACCGCTTATCACCCGGGACATCTGGTCCGTGACCCATAACGCGCAGCGCCATCAGGAACGGATCAGGCGAACGATCGAGGTTATAAGGTCCGCGCTGAGGTGA
- a CDS encoding quinone oxidoreductase family protein has translation MTRVVELSATGSVQNLSFVSRDPGRPGPGEIRLRQFGAGVNFIDIYQRKGIYPLPMPAVLGVEGAGVVEAVGEGVIHLSVGDRVGYAGIVGGYAETRLLPAWRATKLPDDFSDALAASGLLRACTAHMLLHKVHEVTPGTTVLIHAGAGGLASIVIPWAKRLGAHIIATASTEAKAERALAHGAEKVIIGRDAAIATEVREWTDGRGVDFTIDGIGEPTFRASLEATAKFGTFASVGQAGGELTSLSAKDFGPRTSLAFYTPSVMAYLADAARYEAVVKEAIQALRAGPQTPQGPHFPLSDASAAQSSLENGTTTGTPLLVI, from the coding sequence ATGACCAGAGTTGTGGAGCTATCCGCCACCGGCAGTGTGCAGAACCTGTCATTTGTATCCCGCGACCCCGGCCGTCCCGGCCCCGGAGAAATCCGTTTACGCCAGTTTGGCGCGGGCGTGAACTTCATTGATATCTACCAACGAAAGGGAATTTATCCGCTGCCGATGCCTGCCGTGCTTGGCGTGGAGGGGGCCGGCGTTGTCGAAGCTGTCGGCGAAGGCGTTATTCATCTCTCGGTGGGCGATCGCGTAGGATATGCGGGGATTGTAGGCGGATATGCCGAGACGCGCCTCCTGCCCGCCTGGCGCGCGACAAAGCTTCCCGACGATTTTTCCGATGCGCTGGCCGCCAGCGGCCTGCTGCGTGCCTGCACCGCTCATATGTTGCTCCACAAAGTGCATGAGGTGACGCCGGGAACGACAGTCCTGATCCATGCCGGCGCGGGCGGCCTTGCAAGCATCGTCATTCCCTGGGCCAAGCGCCTCGGTGCGCACATCATTGCCACTGCCAGCACCGAAGCGAAGGCAGAACGGGCTCTGGCGCATGGGGCCGAGAAGGTCATCATCGGTCGCGACGCAGCGATCGCCACCGAGGTGCGAGAATGGACGGACGGGCGCGGGGTCGATTTCACGATAGATGGCATCGGCGAACCGACGTTCAGGGCGTCGCTGGAGGCAACGGCCAAGTTCGGCACCTTCGCAAGCGTTGGACAGGCAGGCGGAGAGCTGACGTCCTTGTCGGCGAAAGACTTCGGCCCTCGGACAAGTCTTGCATTCTACACGCCGAGCGTGATGGCTTATCTCGCGGACGCGGCACGCTATGAGGCGGTGGTGAAAGAGGCGATACAAGCGTTGCGAGCCGGGCCGCAAACGCCGCAGGGACCGCATTTCCCGCTCTCCGATGCCAGCGCCGCACAATCCTCGCTGGAAAACGGCACGACCACCGGCACACCACTCCTCGTCATCTGA
- a CDS encoding S24 family peptidase — MLQLPNAQDIEKDALVLVPTMEARASAGGGLIPETQDDAVAGYIAFEAAFLRSMGINPSFARLLDIEGDSMRPTLADGDKVVIDTSIDEVKADALYAVVYGDAVMVKRLQIQRDGSVLLKSDNAAAGYVDHHVAKHDLPDLRIVGRVRGAFSRL; from the coding sequence ATGCTGCAGCTGCCGAACGCGCAGGATATCGAGAAGGATGCACTGGTTCTCGTCCCGACCATGGAAGCGCGCGCATCTGCCGGCGGCGGCCTGATCCCGGAAACGCAAGATGATGCGGTCGCCGGCTACATCGCATTCGAAGCCGCATTCCTCCGTTCGATGGGCATTAATCCAAGTTTCGCAAGGCTTCTCGATATCGAAGGTGATAGCATGCGCCCGACCCTGGCCGATGGCGACAAGGTCGTGATCGACACATCGATCGACGAGGTGAAAGCGGACGCGCTCTATGCCGTGGTTTACGGCGATGCGGTTATGGTCAAACGGCTCCAGATCCAGCGCGATGGAAGCGTTCTTTTAAAGAGCGATAATGCGGCGGCCGGTTACGTCGACCACCATGTCGCAAAGCACGATCTTCCCGACCTCCGCATCGTCGGCCGCGTACGTGGTGCGTTTTCCCGTCTGTGA
- a CDS encoding helix-turn-helix domain-containing protein: MTAEEQRPPSEWNRHSIKTEVHRRGMSLSGIARDAGLAESACRLALMGMNRKGADAIAEALEIPFDTLFPKDMFVRSRSSHSKPNSKASKKSRQKGSGIAGDGEAAA; encoded by the coding sequence ATGACAGCGGAAGAACAACGGCCACCATCGGAATGGAATCGCCATTCGATCAAAACCGAAGTCCATCGGCGCGGCATGTCTCTTTCCGGAATAGCGCGCGACGCCGGACTAGCGGAGAGCGCCTGTCGGCTCGCGCTGATGGGCATGAACCGTAAGGGTGCCGACGCGATCGCCGAAGCCCTCGAAATTCCGTTCGACACGCTCTTTCCGAAGGACATGTTCGTCCGCTCGCGTTCGAGCCACAGCAAACCTAACAGCAAGGCCTCCAAAAAGTCTCGCCAAAAAGGCAGCGGCATCGCTGGCGACGGAGAGGCAGCGGCGTGA
- a CDS encoding ParB/RepB/Spo0J family partition protein, giving the protein MTAITLISIEKVDSGDRLRALDPDWVQLLAEDIEQDGMTQPIRVVERGDGYRLIDGARRLAAHIALERTEIEARIEPSKALADDAAIRLAEIKGNLLRGELTALDHAVYVAAWCDLYQGVHGKAKRGRRPNDGSFTGSDDALEEMSAKLALNWTEAAQNTLNISRRGIFRSLKIVDIDINVRKRIALHPASKVQRELLLLADLTPVRQNAVADILMADEPQAVTVNEAIALLDYAPAAVPVPAYERISERFSRLKPKEQEKFFELHAERIEAWMAERTASRRTKAA; this is encoded by the coding sequence ATGACAGCCATCACTCTCATTAGCATCGAAAAGGTTGACAGCGGAGATCGCCTTCGCGCTCTCGACCCCGACTGGGTGCAACTGCTCGCCGAAGACATCGAGCAAGACGGCATGACGCAGCCGATCCGCGTCGTCGAACGCGGCGACGGATATCGTTTGATCGATGGTGCGCGCCGTCTTGCCGCTCACATCGCTCTCGAACGTACCGAAATCGAAGCACGTATCGAGCCGAGCAAAGCCCTTGCCGACGACGCCGCAATCCGCCTCGCCGAGATCAAGGGCAATTTGCTGCGCGGCGAACTGACGGCGCTGGATCATGCGGTCTATGTGGCGGCGTGGTGCGATCTCTATCAGGGCGTCCACGGCAAGGCCAAGCGTGGTCGGAGGCCGAATGATGGCTCGTTCACCGGCTCCGATGACGCGCTGGAGGAAATGAGTGCCAAGTTGGCACTTAATTGGACCGAGGCCGCACAGAACACCTTGAACATCAGCCGACGCGGCATTTTCCGATCGCTCAAGATCGTCGATATCGATATCAACGTCCGCAAGCGCATCGCCCTGCATCCCGCCTCGAAGGTGCAGCGAGAATTGCTGCTACTCGCCGATCTCACTCCAGTCCGCCAGAACGCCGTCGCCGATATTCTGATGGCTGACGAGCCTCAAGCCGTCACGGTCAATGAAGCGATCGCACTGCTCGACTACGCACCTGCCGCCGTGCCGGTCCCGGCCTATGAGCGGATCTCCGAACGTTTTTCGCGGTTGAAGCCTAAAGAGCAAGAGAAGTTCTTCGAGCTTCATGCCGAGCGGATTGAAGCCTGGATGGCCGAGCGGACCGCGTCGCGCCGGACAAAGGCGGCCTGA